In Spirochaetota bacterium, the following proteins share a genomic window:
- a CDS encoding electron transfer flavoprotein subunit beta/FixA family protein: protein MKILVCVKQVADSESVITIDPSGSWIEEEGLVFRMNRFDEYAVEESLVIRDAFPGSAVTAISAGPERAESTVRRAMEMGADRGVRVALETRGYTSPMTVAALIAAHAREEGYDLILCGAMAEDDMQAQVGPLVAEMLNLPSSTSVIAATVSGDASAIRVEREIEGGVREAIELSLPALVSVQPGINRPRYPSLSNVLRAKNQPVPAEEPNAAARALMPERLARLYVPERSGACEMLEGSPAEKSEKLLAILSAKSLI, encoded by the coding sequence ATGAAGATACTGGTCTGCGTGAAGCAGGTCGCCGACTCGGAGTCGGTGATCACGATCGATCCCTCCGGCTCGTGGATCGAGGAGGAGGGACTCGTCTTCCGAATGAACCGCTTCGACGAGTACGCCGTCGAGGAATCGCTCGTCATACGCGACGCATTCCCCGGCTCGGCGGTGACGGCGATCTCCGCGGGGCCGGAGCGCGCCGAAAGCACCGTGCGGCGCGCCATGGAGATGGGAGCGGACCGCGGCGTTCGCGTTGCGCTGGAAACGCGCGGCTACACAAGCCCCATGACCGTCGCCGCCCTCATCGCCGCGCATGCGCGCGAGGAAGGCTACGACCTCATACTCTGCGGCGCCATGGCCGAGGACGACATGCAGGCGCAGGTTGGGCCGCTTGTGGCCGAGATGCTCAATCTTCCGTCTTCGACATCGGTGATCGCGGCAACCGTCTCAGGGGACGCATCCGCGATCAGGGTCGAGCGCGAGATCGAGGGCGGCGTGCGAGAGGCGATCGAGCTCTCGCTTCCCGCGCTCGTCTCCGTACAACCCGGCATCAATCGTCCCCGCTACCCCTCGCTCTCGAACGTGCTCCGCGCTAAGAACCAGCCGGTACCGGCGGAAGAACCGAACGCCGCGGCCCGCGCACTAATGCCCGAGCGCCTTGCACGTCTTTACGTCCCCGAACGATCGGGCGCCTGCGAAATGCTCGAGGGAAGCCCCGCGGAAAAGTCCGAAAAACTCCTCGCGATCCTCTCCGCGAAATCGCTAATATAG
- a CDS encoding electron transfer flavoprotein subunit alpha/FixB family protein — protein MRPIVIIAELDSGSVHPASLEAVAFARALARLEPGHLTIVTLGHAVREIAGNLAARTGIDVIALENEHADDYTAGLWKESLAAAVAPLEARFVVVPHTARGYDFAPGLAVRLGAGCVTAVEALRKDDGAIVLTRSAFGGKALMDIAPPAGRTVLTVQPGSFPVEPAFAAAPGTVTIRPDEARDARSRALGRTASEAETASLNEAEVIVAAGRGIGKKENLELIRALAALFPRSALAGSRAVCDAGWLEYARQVGVTGKTVSPRLYVACGISGTAQHTAGMKNAQTIVAINTDPGAPIFNVAHIGVVEDLTRFIPLLIESREKSMKV, from the coding sequence ATGAGACCGATCGTCATCATCGCCGAACTCGACAGCGGCTCGGTCCATCCTGCGAGCCTCGAGGCCGTCGCCTTCGCGCGCGCCCTTGCGCGGCTCGAACCCGGACATCTCACGATCGTCACGCTCGGTCACGCGGTACGCGAAATTGCCGGCAATCTTGCCGCGAGGACCGGCATCGACGTTATCGCGCTCGAAAACGAACACGCGGACGACTACACCGCCGGGCTCTGGAAGGAGTCGCTCGCCGCGGCGGTCGCGCCGCTCGAGGCGCGCTTCGTCGTGGTGCCGCACACGGCGCGCGGCTACGACTTCGCGCCGGGCCTCGCCGTACGCCTGGGCGCCGGCTGCGTCACCGCGGTCGAGGCCCTGCGGAAGGACGACGGCGCGATCGTGCTCACCCGCTCCGCGTTCGGCGGGAAGGCGCTCATGGACATCGCTCCGCCGGCAGGACGCACCGTACTCACCGTGCAGCCGGGCTCTTTTCCGGTCGAACCGGCCTTCGCCGCCGCGCCGGGCACGGTCACCATCCGGCCAGACGAAGCGCGCGACGCGCGCTCCCGCGCGCTGGGGCGCACGGCCTCCGAAGCCGAAACGGCGTCGCTGAATGAAGCCGAGGTGATCGTCGCCGCCGGAAGAGGCATTGGCAAAAAGGAGAACCTGGAGCTAATCCGCGCGCTCGCCGCGCTCTTCCCCCGCTCGGCCCTCGCCGGCTCGCGCGCCGTATGCGACGCGGGCTGGCTGGAGTACGCGCGGCAGGTCGGCGTTACCGGAAAGACCGTTTCACCGCGCCTCTACGTCGCCTGCGGCATCTCCGGCACGGCCCAGCACACGGCGGGCATGAAGAACGCGCAGACCATCGTGGCCATCAACACCGACCCCGGCGCGCCCATCTTCAACGTGGCGCACATCGGGGTCGTCGAGGACCTCACGCGCTTCATTCCGCTCCTTATCGAATCGCGCGAAAAGTCCATGAAGGTTTGA
- a CDS encoding enoyl-CoA hydratase-related protein: MSDVILYEKRENIGIITINRPKANQLSGEVFEEFRKALDACEADSGLRAIVVTGSGDKIFSAGADLSAGFGDYGPVDFLKRGQDLCNKIEDFPRPVIAALNGHAFGGGCEIAMACHFRFLSEEGRIGLTETNIGIMPGYGGSLRMPRLVGRAKALEYICFAKQIDAAEALAVGLVNYVFPRDKVLAEAIEFAKKLAARPPLAVSAVLKLLSASPGIPPEQHLKVERESLAKLFGSKDTAEGLTAFMQKRPPVFTGE; this comes from the coding sequence ATGTCAGACGTCATTCTGTACGAGAAAAGGGAGAACATCGGCATCATCACCATCAACAGGCCCAAGGCCAACCAGCTTTCGGGCGAGGTATTCGAGGAGTTCCGCAAGGCGCTCGACGCCTGCGAGGCCGACAGCGGACTGCGCGCGATCGTCGTGACCGGTTCGGGCGACAAGATATTCAGCGCGGGCGCGGACCTCTCGGCCGGCTTCGGCGATTACGGCCCAGTGGACTTTCTGAAGCGCGGCCAGGACCTCTGCAACAAGATCGAGGACTTCCCGCGGCCGGTCATCGCCGCGCTCAACGGCCACGCCTTCGGCGGCGGCTGCGAGATCGCCATGGCCTGTCATTTCCGTTTCCTGAGCGAGGAGGGGCGTATCGGCCTCACCGAGACCAATATCGGCATCATGCCCGGCTACGGCGGCTCGCTGCGGATGCCGCGCCTGGTGGGCAGGGCGAAGGCGCTCGAGTACATCTGCTTCGCCAAGCAGATCGACGCGGCCGAGGCGTTGGCCGTCGGACTGGTGAACTACGTATTCCCCAGGGACAAAGTGCTTGCCGAGGCGATTGAATTCGCCAAAAAGCTCGCCGCGCGCCCGCCGCTTGCCGTTAGCGCCGTCCTGAAGCTCCTCTCGGCGAGCCCCGGCATCCCGCCCGAGCAGCACCTTAAAGTAGAGCGCGAGTCGCTCGCGAAGCTCTTCGGCTCGAAGGACACCGCCGAGGGGCTGACCGCCTTCATGCAGAAGCGGCCTCCGGTCTTCACCGGCGAGTGA
- the aat gene encoding leucyl/phenylalanyl-tRNA--protein transferase has product MPVYRLCEDIVFPPPELAAEGGVLAVGGDLSPRRLVEAYRNGIFPWYSDDDPIIWWSPDPRYVLFPDELKVSRSMRRIMKRSIFTITFDRDFRGVIEACRSRRRRHEKGTWITDDMLEAYTELHQLGLAHSAEAWRDDDLAGGLYGVSLGGCFFGESMFAAVSNASKAAFIALVEELHSRGFTLIDCQVHTAHLESLGARGIPRSEFMGLLSEALKMPTLRGHWGAIMSEP; this is encoded by the coding sequence ATGCCGGTCTACCGCCTGTGCGAGGACATCGTCTTTCCCCCGCCCGAGCTCGCCGCCGAGGGCGGGGTCCTCGCGGTCGGCGGTGACCTTTCTCCCCGACGCCTCGTGGAAGCCTATCGTAACGGCATCTTCCCCTGGTATTCGGACGACGACCCGATCATCTGGTGGTCGCCCGACCCGCGATACGTCCTGTTTCCCGATGAGCTGAAAGTCTCGCGCAGCATGCGCCGGATCATGAAACGCAGTATTTTCACCATCACCTTCGACCGCGACTTCCGCGGCGTAATCGAGGCCTGCCGCTCCCGGCGGCGCCGTCACGAGAAGGGCACCTGGATCACCGACGACATGCTCGAGGCCTATACCGAACTGCACCAACTGGGCCTGGCCCACTCGGCCGAGGCATGGAGGGACGATGATCTCGCCGGCGGGCTCTACGGTGTTTCGCTGGGAGGCTGCTTTTTCGGCGAGTCGATGTTCGCGGCGGTGTCCAACGCGTCGAAGGCGGCGTTCATCGCGCTTGTGGAGGAGCTTCACTCCCGGGGATTTACGCTGATCGACTGCCAGGTGCATACGGCGCACCTGGAGAGCCTGGGGGCGCGCGGGATACCGCGCTCGGAATTCATGGGGCTTCTGTCCGAGGCGCTGAAGATGCCGACACTCCGAGGACACTGGGGCGCGATCATGAGCGAGCCTTAG
- the clpA gene encoding ATP-dependent Clp protease ATP-binding subunit ClpA: MQINDELNQIIMAAFNEAKTRRHEYFTPEHLLYAALFFNEGREIVEGCGGDVERLKNSLKSHLEEKVPGIEPGVDGAEPMQSLGFQNVLERAIWHTASAQKEVLDLGDVLVSLFDEKESFAAFYLGREGVTRYDLVNYISHGGYRDPGEKDDGEAPGEEADADADTKTKEKDKDKVLRAFTVELTERARKGELEPLIGREDILERTVQVLCRRFKNNPIHVGDPGVGKTAITEGLAQLIAEGKVPKALREARIYSLDMGAILAGTRYRGDFEERMKRVLAELEKRKNVILFIDEIHTIVGAGAVSGGSMDASNILKPALATGKLRCVGSTTYDEYRKYFEKDGALSRRFQKIEVSEPTVEDTVLIIKGLKSRYEEYHGVEYSEEALCAAAELSAKYINDRHLPDKAIDVIDEAGAFARMKVSDDASILIGTADVERVVAKMAKVPEKNVSSTEVEKLHNLETELRARIFGQDEAIAMIVEAIKRARAGFREPNKPVASFLFVGPTGVGKTELSRQLASVMGVSLHRFDMSEYQEKHTVARLIGAPPGYVGYEEGGLLTGAIRKNPYAVLLLDEIEKAHPDIFNTLLQMMDYATLTDNSGRKADFRNVVIIMTSNAGARELAKSKIGFGDETGNPGAVQSAVERIFAPEFRNRLDAVITFSGLTEEIVQSIVKKTVDEFALQLAEKSVELAITDECVRWLAHSGYSPEFGAREIARLVQDKIKRFFVDEVLFGRLAGGGKAEAMIENDEVVIRVVEGKAPAA, encoded by the coding sequence ATGCAGATAAACGACGAACTGAACCAGATCATCATGGCGGCGTTCAACGAGGCGAAGACCCGCCGGCACGAATACTTCACGCCGGAACATCTGCTCTACGCCGCGCTCTTCTTCAACGAGGGGCGCGAGATCGTGGAGGGCTGCGGCGGCGACGTGGAGCGGTTGAAGAACAGCCTGAAATCCCATCTGGAGGAGAAGGTCCCCGGTATCGAGCCGGGCGTCGACGGCGCCGAGCCCATGCAGTCGCTGGGTTTTCAGAACGTTTTGGAGCGGGCCATCTGGCACACCGCCTCGGCGCAGAAGGAAGTGCTGGATCTCGGCGACGTGCTGGTGTCGCTCTTCGACGAAAAGGAATCCTTCGCCGCGTTTTACCTGGGCAGGGAGGGGGTGACGCGCTACGACCTGGTCAATTATATATCGCACGGCGGGTACCGCGATCCCGGCGAAAAGGACGATGGCGAAGCGCCCGGCGAAGAGGCCGATGCCGATGCCGATACGAAGACGAAAGAAAAGGACAAAGACAAGGTCTTGCGCGCCTTCACCGTCGAGCTCACCGAGCGCGCGAGGAAGGGGGAGCTCGAGCCGCTCATCGGGCGCGAGGACATCCTCGAGCGCACCGTGCAGGTACTCTGCCGGCGCTTCAAAAACAATCCCATTCACGTGGGCGACCCCGGCGTGGGGAAGACGGCGATTACCGAGGGGCTTGCCCAGCTCATTGCGGAAGGCAAGGTGCCCAAGGCGCTCCGCGAGGCCCGCATCTACTCCCTCGACATGGGAGCGATCCTGGCGGGCACCCGTTACCGGGGCGATTTCGAGGAGCGCATGAAACGCGTGCTCGCCGAGCTCGAAAAGCGGAAGAACGTCATACTCTTTATCGACGAGATCCACACCATCGTCGGGGCCGGGGCCGTGTCCGGCGGGTCCATGGACGCGTCGAACATACTGAAGCCGGCGCTCGCCACGGGGAAACTTCGCTGTGTCGGCTCGACCACGTACGATGAATACCGCAAATATTTCGAAAAGGACGGGGCGCTCTCGCGGCGCTTCCAGAAGATAGAGGTGAGCGAACCGACCGTCGAGGACACTGTGCTCATCATCAAAGGGCTCAAGTCGCGGTATGAGGAATACCACGGGGTCGAGTATTCCGAGGAGGCGCTTTGCGCGGCCGCCGAGCTCTCGGCGAAATACATCAACGACCGCCACCTTCCCGACAAGGCGATCGATGTCATCGACGAGGCGGGGGCCTTCGCGCGCATGAAAGTCTCCGACGACGCGTCGATCCTCATCGGGACCGCCGATGTCGAGCGCGTCGTGGCGAAGATGGCGAAGGTCCCCGAGAAGAACGTGTCCTCGACCGAGGTCGAGAAGCTGCACAACCTCGAGACCGAACTCAGGGCGCGGATTTTCGGGCAGGACGAGGCAATAGCGATGATCGTGGAGGCGATCAAGCGCGCGCGTGCGGGCTTTCGCGAGCCGAACAAGCCGGTGGCCTCCTTCCTTTTCGTGGGGCCCACGGGCGTCGGCAAGACCGAGCTCTCGCGCCAGCTTGCCTCGGTGATGGGCGTTTCGCTTCACCGCTTCGATATGAGCGAGTACCAGGAGAAGCATACGGTCGCCCGGCTTATCGGCGCGCCCCCCGGGTATGTCGGGTACGAGGAGGGAGGGCTCCTCACCGGGGCCATCCGCAAGAACCCCTACGCGGTGCTGCTCCTGGACGAGATCGAGAAGGCGCACCCCGATATTTTCAACACGCTTTTACAGATGATGGATTACGCCACGCTCACCGACAACAGCGGGCGCAAGGCCGATTTCCGGAACGTCGTCATCATCATGACCTCGAACGCCGGCGCGCGCGAGCTGGCGAAATCAAAGATCGGCTTCGGGGACGAGACGGGCAACCCCGGCGCGGTGCAGAGCGCGGTCGAGCGCATCTTCGCCCCTGAGTTTCGCAACCGCCTGGACGCCGTCATCACCTTCTCCGGCCTCACCGAGGAGATCGTGCAGAGCATCGTGAAGAAGACGGTCGATGAATTCGCCCTTCAGCTTGCGGAAAAGAGCGTCGAGCTCGCCATTACCGACGAATGCGTGCGCTGGCTCGCGCACAGTGGCTATTCGCCCGAGTTCGGCGCGCGCGAGATCGCGCGGCTGGTGCAGGACAAAATCAAGCGCTTCTTCGTCGACGAGGTGCTTTTCGGTCGGCTTGCCGGCGGCGGAAAGGCCGAGGCGATGATCGAAAACGACGAGGTGGTGATACGCGTCGTCGAGGGCAAAGCTCCCGCAGCCTGA
- the clpS gene encoding ATP-dependent Clp protease adapter ClpS yields the protein MPNNPDRDGVFDGGLKVDRETEVREPKMYRVILHNDHYTTMDFVVEVLVSVFRKPAAEATKIMMDVHRRGRGMCGVFTYDIAATKVTQVHSMARAREFPLKCSMEDA from the coding sequence ATGCCGAATAATCCCGACAGGGACGGCGTCTTCGACGGCGGCCTGAAAGTCGACCGCGAGACGGAGGTCCGGGAGCCGAAGATGTACCGGGTCATCCTTCACAACGACCACTACACCACGATGGATTTCGTGGTTGAGGTGCTTGTTTCGGTATTTCGCAAGCCGGCCGCCGAGGCGACGAAAATCATGATGGATGTGCACCGCCGGGGCAGGGGGATGTGCGGGGTGTTTACCTATGACATCGCCGCGACGAAGGTGACGCAGGTGCACTCCATGGCGCGGGCGCGGGAGTTCCCGCTTAAATGCAGCATGGAAGACGCGTGA
- a CDS encoding arginyltransferase produces MLILQERRLSEEGECPYLPGRTSRFEYFFAHDLDGNDLERLLSTGWRKFGWYFFRPDCPGCKSCVPLRVPVAGFRPSKSQRRVINKNMKTEVRFGALHHSHEIFSIYEEHSRDRFGRDPAFEDFLFNFYQVSCPGVQSEYYRDERLLAVGFLDRSSRGLSSVYFIFRSEFAHHSPGIYSVLKEIELAGSLALAYYYLGYHVKGCPRMEYKSGFNPHQRYSWDESRWVDAER; encoded by the coding sequence ATGCTGATTTTACAGGAGAGGAGGCTCTCGGAGGAGGGAGAGTGCCCCTATCTCCCCGGGCGCACCTCGAGGTTTGAGTATTTCTTCGCGCACGACCTCGACGGCAACGATCTCGAGAGGCTTCTTTCGACGGGATGGAGAAAGTTCGGATGGTATTTTTTCAGGCCCGACTGCCCCGGATGTAAAAGCTGCGTTCCCCTCAGGGTCCCCGTGGCCGGTTTCAGGCCGTCGAAGAGCCAGCGTCGAGTAATCAATAAAAACATGAAGACCGAGGTGCGTTTCGGGGCGCTCCATCACTCCCACGAGATCTTTTCCATATACGAAGAACACAGCAGGGATCGTTTCGGCCGGGATCCGGCGTTCGAGGATTTTCTCTTCAACTTTTATCAGGTGTCCTGCCCGGGTGTGCAGTCGGAATACTATCGGGACGAAAGGCTCCTGGCGGTCGGCTTTCTCGACCGGTCGAGCAGGGGGCTCTCGAGCGTCTATTTCATCTTTCGATCGGAATTCGCGCACCACAGCCCCGGTATCTATAGCGTCCTTAAAGAAATTGAGCTTGCCGGAAGCCTGGCTCTTGCGTATTATTATCTCGGGTATCATGTAAAGGGCTGCCCTCGCATGGAGTACAAGTCCGGTTTTAATCCGCACCAGCGGTACTCGTGGGATGAATCCCGCTGGGTGGATGCGGAACGGTGA